A single window of Crassostrea angulata isolate pt1a10 chromosome 8, ASM2561291v2, whole genome shotgun sequence DNA harbors:
- the LOC128158562 gene encoding uncharacterized protein LOC128158562, protein MDPRSSAQDIHRCDLCETAIVHSYCDFCHVNLCKTCVVDHISGEYDKHKIVRFQDRRSTLIYPKCVTHTHKNCKYQCKNCGNIFVCSSCTASEQHRGHIFVDILEVYKAKKEVIEKDTEKLQDLITPKYEEIALDVENQLASLDGGYEKLTTEILKQGKEWHREIDIVINKMKTELSEIKVIHIEILQRHLNEIKQTQSFIEKALLAMKETKESTEVSPTIEYSCKIKEFNKLPPKVKVTLPSFIPKQIDREKLYSVFGWITPLSTDTEQDPQSPNQLQTLVKELLSEPVLVTTIQTGYGSLYSVVRRNEDKIWTSGLSNEIKCFNINGSLHQTNTTKSRKRPKDIAVDVNGDLLYSDDTSNTVNILKNGQTEEMIRLHGWVPLNLCVTSNGDLLVTMNGDDKTQSKVVRYLGSTEKQIIQFDDKGIPLYSGNSYIRYITENRNHDICVADYKAGAIVVVNQDGKLRWRYTGHSSVTKNKPFEPCGITTDSQFHILTADKDNNCIHIVNQNGQFLRYIDNCDLKYPYGLCMDNNDILFVCECYGNVKKIKYLQ, encoded by the coding sequence aTGGATCCTCGCTCTAGTGCCCAGGATATCCATcgatgtgacctttgtgagaccgccatagtacacagctactgtgacttttgtcatgtCAACCTCTGCAAGACTTGTGTAGTAGATCACATCTCAGGTGAATATGATAAGCACAAAATAGTCCGATTTCAGGATCGAAGATCAACCTTGATTTATCCAAAATGCGTAACGCACACACACAAAAACTGCAAATATCAATGTAAGAATTGTGgtaacatttttgtttgttcttcctGTACTGCATCCGAACAACACAGGGGACAtatatttgttgatattttagaaGTTTACAAAGCGAAAAAAGAAGTTATTGAAAAGGACACAGAGAAGTTACAAGATCTTATTACCCctaaatatgaagaaattgcaCTCGACGTGGAAAATCAGCTTGCTAGTCTTGACGGAGGATATGAGAAACTTacaacagaaattttaaaacaaggaAAGGAATGGCATAGAGAAATCGACATCGTTATCAACAAGATGAAAACCGAATTGAGCGAGATAAAAGTGATACACATAGAGATTTTACAGAgacatttgaatgaaattaaacagACGCAGTCTTTCATAGAGAAAGCGTTACTGGCTATGAAGGAAACTAAGGAATCTACAGAAGTATCTCCAACCATTGAGTACAGCTGTAAGATCAAGGAGTTCAACAAGCTTCCACCCAAAGTTAAGGTTACATTGCCATCATTCATTCCAAAACAAATAGACCGTGAGAAGCTGTATAGCGTGTTTGGATGGATCACCCCACTATCTACTGATACAGAACAAGACCCCCAGTCACCAAACCAACTGCAAACATTAGTCAAGGAATTACTGAGTGAACCTGTTCTTGTTACCACAATACAGACGGGGTATGGCTCATTATATAGTGTCGTACGTCGGAATGAAGACAAGATATGGACGAGTGGATTGtccaatgaaataaaatgtttcaacatTAATGGTTCACTGCATCAAACAAACACCACTAAATCGAGAAAACGGCCTAAAGATATAGCTGTAGACGTTAATGGAGATCTTCTGTACTCTGATGATACGTCTAATACAGTAAATATACTAAAGAATGGTCAGACAGAAGAGATGATCAGATTACATGGATGGGTGCCTCTCAATCTGTGTGTCACATCTaatggtgacctcctggttacCATGAACGGTGATGATAAAACTCAATCCAAAGTTGTCCGGTATTTAGGATCTACAGAGaaacaaataattcaatttGATGATAAAGGTATACCTCTGTACTCGGGGAATAGTTATATTAGATACATCACAgagaacagaaaccatgacatctgtgtagctgactATAAGGCTGGTGCAATTGTGGTGGTTAATCAGGACGGTAAACTTAGATGGAGATACACCGGTCATTCTTCAGTTACCAAAAACAAACCATTTGAACCTTGTGGTATCACAACGGACAGTCAGTTTCATATTCTGACAGCCGATAAAGACAACAATTGTATCCACATTGTGaatcagaatggacagtttctccgttacattgataactgtgatctGAAGTATCCTTATGGTTTATGTATGGACAATAATGACATTCTGTTTGTGTGTGAGTGTTACGGCAATgtcaagaaaattaaatatttacaatag
- the LOC128158561 gene encoding uncharacterized protein LOC128158561, producing the protein MDPRSSAQDVHRCDLCETAIVHSYCDFCHVNLCKPCVVDHISDEYDKHKIVRFQDRRSTLIYPKCVTHPHKNCKYQCNNCGNSFICSSCTASVQHRGHIFEDILDVYKAKKEVIEKETEKLQNLITPKYEEIALDLKNQLASLDRGYEILTTVISKQGEQWYREIDIVINKIKTELSEIKVKHKEVLQKHLDEIKQTQSLIDKALLTMKETKESTEVSPTIEYSSKIKEFSKIPLKITVRMPTFIPKSIDREKLYKLLGQITPLSTATEENAQSPNQPKPSVRELMREPVLITTIQTGHSFTGSVAYGSEDKIWLGGLSNEIKCFNINGSLHQTNTTKSGSLPKDIAVDANGDLLYSDETSDTVNILKNGHTKELMRLQGWKPKNLCVTSTGDLLVTMYSNDKRQSKVVRYSGSTQKQTIQFDDEGKPLYSGNKKVKYITENRNHDVCVADFEAGAIVVVNQYGTLRWRYTGHSSVTKTKPFLPRGITTDSQSRILTADSDNHCIHILDQNGKFLRYIDYCDLEDPFGLCVDNNDNLFVCEFFSGNVKKIKYLQ; encoded by the coding sequence atGGATCCTCGTTCTAGTGCCCAGGATGTGCAccgatgtgacctttgtgagaccgccatagtacacagctactgtgacttttgtcatgtCAACCTCTGCAAGCCCTGTGTAGTAGATCACATCTCTGATGAATATGATAAACACAAAATTGTCCGATTCCAGGATCGAAGATCAACCTTGATTTATCCAAAGTGCGTTACGCACCCACATAAAAACTGTAAATATCAATGCAATAATTGTGGCAACAGTTTTATTTGTTCCTCTTGTACTGCATCTGTACAACATAGAGGCCATATATTTGAAGACATTTTAGATGTTTACAAGGCGAAAAAAGAAGTTATTGAAAAGGAAACAGAGAAGTTACAAAATCTTATTACTCCTAAATACGAAGAAATTGCACTCGACTTGAAAAATCAGCTTGCTAGCCTTGACAGGGGATATGAGATACTTACAACAGTAATTTCCAAACAAGGAGAGCAATGGTACAGAGAAATCGACATCGTTATAAACAAGATAAAAACCGAATTGAGCGAGATAAAAGTGAAACACAAAGAGGTTTTACAGAAACATTTAGATGAAATCAAACAGACGCAGTCTCTCATAGATAAAGCGTTACTGACAATGAAGGAAACTAAGGAATCTACAGAAGTATCTCCAACCATTGAATACAGTTCTAAGATCAAAGAATTCAGCAAGATACCACTTAAAATTACGGTAAGAATGCCAACGTTCATTCCAAAATCAATAGACCGTGAAAAGCTGTATAAGTTATTGGGACAGATCACCCCATTATCTACTGCCACAGAAGAAAATGCCCAGTCGCCAAACCAACCGAAACCTTCAGTCAGGGAATTAATGAGGGAACCTGTTCTTATTACCACAATACAGACGGGGCATTCCTTTACAGGGAGTGTGGCATATGGAAGTGAAGACAAGATATGGTTAGGTGGATTGtccaatgaaataaaatgtttcaacatTAATGGGTCACTGCATCAAACAAACACCACAAAATCGGGAAGCCTGCCTAAAGATATAGCTGTAGACGCGAATGGAGATCTTCTGTACTCTGATGAAACATCAGATACAGTTAATATACTAAAGAATGGTCATACAAAAGAGTTGATGAGATTACAGGGATGGAAACCTAAAAATCTGTGTGTCACCTCTACTGGTGATCTCCTGGTTACCATGTACAGTAATGATAAAAGACAATCAAAAGTTGTCCGGTACTCAGGATCTACacagaaacaaacaattcagtTTGATGATGAAGGTAAGCCTCTGTACTCgggaaataaaaaagttaaatacaTCACAGAGAACAGAAACCATGATGTATGTGTAGCTGATTTTGAGGCTGGTGCAATTGTGGTGGTTAATCAGTACGGGACACTTAGATGGAGATACACCGGTCATTCCTCAGTTACCAAAACTAAACCATTTTTACCCCGtggtatcacaacagacagtcaaagtcgtatcctgacagcagacagtGACAACCATTGTATCCACATTCTGGATCAGAATGGAAAGTTTCTCCGTTACATTGATTACTGTGATCTGGAGGATCCTtttggtttatgtgtggacaataATGACAATCTGTTTGTGTGTGAGTTTTTCAGTGGCAATGtcaagaaaatcaaatatctaCAATAG
- the LOC128158569 gene encoding uncharacterized protein LOC128158569 codes for MQASRADSTINKYCNSFLRFKKWAKEQGIEESELFPSKPLHVSIYLACLVQRANSPSPVVDAFYGIKWAHDLVGFNSPTDNQFVKNIMEGGKRIVAKPVQKKEPITVENLRSGIQDDSEEYVFCAISKSGSGYRLRNREKPLSYTRVRELFIEAFTGIVDNIKVYGLHSLRSGGATTSAVRGIPDRIFKRHGRWRSESAKDGYVQDPLSERLSVSKELGL; via the exons ATGCAAGCGTCACGAGCGGATTCAActataaacaaatattgtaaCAGTTTCCTGAGATTTAAGAAGTGGGCAAAAGAACAAGGAATCGAGGAAAGTGAATTATTTCCTTCAAAacctttacatgtatctatttatttaGCATGCTTGGTTCAACGGGCAAACTCTCCATCCCCTGTTGTTGACGCATTCTATGGAATCAAATGGGCTCATGATCTTGTGGGATTCAATTCTCCGACTGACAAtcagtttgttaaaaacattatggAAGGTGGGAAACGTATAGTGGCAAAACCTGTTCAAAAGAAAGAACCAATAACTGTTGAAAATTTACGTT CTGGGATTCAAGACGATTCAGAGGAATATGTATTTTGTGCTATTTCGAAATCGGGAAGTGGTTACCGGTTGCGTAATCGTGAAAAGCCTCTGTCTTACACCAGGGTTCGTGAATTATTCATCGAAGCATTTACAGGAATTGTAGATAACATCAAAGTTTATGGACTTCACAGTTTGCGGTCAGGTGGAGCGACTACGTCGGCAGTGAGGGGAATTCCGGACAGGATATTCAAGAGACATGGACGTTGGCGTTCGGAATCTGCTAAGGATGGATATGTCCAGGATCCGCTTAGTGAACGTTTAAGTGTTTCCAAAGAACTTGGTTTATAA
- the LOC128158560 gene encoding uncharacterized protein LOC128158560 encodes MDPRSSAQDVHRCDLCETAIVHSYCDFCHVNLCKPCVVDHISDEYDKHKIVRYQDRRSTLIYPKCVTHPHKNCKYQCNNCGNSFICSSCTASVQHRGHIFEDVLDVYKAKKEVIEKETEKLQNLITPKYEEIALDLKNQLASLDMGYEILTTVISKQGEQWYREIDIVINKIKTELSEIKVKHKEVLQKHLDEIKQTQSLMDKALLTMKETKESTEVSPTIEYSSKIKEFSKIPLKITVRMPTFIPKSIDREKLYSLFGHITPLSTATEENAQSPNQPKPSVRELMREPVLITKIQTGLYFTGSVACGSEDKIWLSGLSNEIKCFKINGSLHQTNTTKSGSLPGDIHVAVDANGDLLYSDETSNTVNILKNGHTEELMRLQGWKPNNLCVTSTGDLLVTKYSNDKRQSKVVRYSGSTEKETIQFDDEGKPLYSGNKNVKYITENRNHDVCVADFEAGAVVVVNQYGTLRWRYTGHSSVTKTKPFIPRGITTDSQSRILTADSDNHCIHILDQNGKFLRYIDNCDLEDPFGLCVDNNDNLFVCEFFEDNVKKIKYLQ; translated from the coding sequence atGGATCCTCGTTCTAGTGCCCAGGATGTGCAccgatgtgacctttgtgagaccgccatagtacacagctactgtgacttttgtcatgtCAACCTCTGCAAGCCCTGTGTAGTAGATCACATCTCTGATGAATATGATAAACACAAAATTGTCCGATACCAGGATCGAAGATCAACCTTGATTTATCCAAAGTGCGTTACGCACCCACATAAAAACTGTAAATATCAATGCAATAATTGTGGCAACAGTTTTATTTGTTCCTCTTGTACTGCATCTGTACAACATAGAGGCCATATATTTGAAGACGTTTTAGATGTTTACAAGGCGAAAAAAGAAGTTATTGAAAAGGAAACAGAGAAGTTACAAAATCTTATTACTCCTAAATACGAAGAAATTGCACTCGACTTGAAAAATCAGCTTGCTAGCCTTGACATGGGATATGAGATACTTACAACAGTAATTTCCAAACAAGGAGAGCAATGGTACAGAGAAATCGACATCGTTATAAACAAGATAAAAACCGAATTGAGCGAGATAAAAGTGAAACACAAAGAGGTTTTACAGAAACATTTAGATGAAATCAAACAGACGCAGTCTCTCATGGATAAAGCGTTACTGACTATGAAGGAAACTAAGGAATCTACAGAAGTATCTCCAACCATTGAATACAGTTCTAAGATCAAAGAATTCAGCAAGATACCACTTAAAATTACGGTAAGAATGCCAACGTTCATTCCAAAATCAATAGACCGTGAAAAGCTGTATAGTTTATTTGGACATATCACCCCATTATCTACTGCCACAGAAGAAAATGCCCAGTCGCCAAACCAACCGAAACCTTCAGTCAGGGAATTAATGAGGGAACCTGTTCTTATTACCAAAATACAGACGGGGCTTTACTTTACAGGAAGTGTGGCATGTGGAAGTGAAGACAAGATATGGTTGAGTGGATTGtccaatgaaataaaatgtttcaaaattaatgGGTCACTGCATCAAACAAACACCACAAAATCGGGAAGCCTGCCTggagatatacatgtagctgtagACGCGAATGGAGATCTTCTGTACTCTGATGAAACATCAAATACAGTTAATATACTAAAGAATGGTCATACAGAAGAGTTGATGAGATTACAGGGATGGAAACCTAATAATCTGTGTGTCACCTCTACTGGTGATCTCCTGGTTACCAAGTACAGTAATGATAAAAGACAATCAAAAGTTGTCCGGTACTCAGGATCTACAGAGAAAGAAACAATTCAGTTTGATGATGAAGGTAAGCCTCTGTACTCGGGAAATAAAAACGTTAAATACATCACAGAGAACAGAAACCATGATGTATGTGTAGCTGATTTTGAGGctggtgcagtagtggtggttaaTCAGTACGGGACACTTAGATGGAGATACACCGGTCATTCCTCAGTTACCAAAACTAAACCATTTATACCCCGtggtatcacaacagacagtcaaagtcgtatcctgacagcagacagtGACAACCATTGTATCCACATTCTGGATCAGAATGGAAAGTTTCTccgttacattgataactgtgatctGGAGGATCCTtttggtttatgtgtggacaataATGACAATCTGTTTGTGTGTGAGTTTTTCGAAGACAATGtcaagaaaatcaaatatctaCAATAG